One stretch of Roseimicrobium sp. ORNL1 DNA includes these proteins:
- a CDS encoding cbb3-type cytochrome c oxidase subunit II — protein MTGSRKFLFALAGAFSVPWLMVIIIPALHAQKRLVPRPYVKDRDGIEGVYPSTTIDRQGQLVFIREGCAQCHTQMIRPSFAGITDGWKKGWGSDQSAQPKHVVRPSTWEDYMGEPVAPLGIQRIGPDLANYGYRAPRNGGEVDRAAIHLKLFAPRATKETAWSIMPSFRHLYKVKPIEGNGSPKALKLPADLPKDYRPAKGYEVVPTEAAEQLVDYLLSLKKDSPVPGKVVAEDAK, from the coding sequence ATGACTGGTTCCCGCAAATTTCTGTTTGCCCTGGCAGGCGCCTTTAGCGTCCCGTGGCTGATGGTCATCATCATCCCGGCGCTTCACGCACAAAAGAGGCTCGTTCCCCGGCCTTACGTGAAGGATCGTGATGGCATCGAGGGTGTGTATCCCTCCACCACCATCGATCGCCAGGGACAGTTGGTGTTCATCAGAGAGGGTTGCGCCCAGTGCCACACCCAGATGATTCGTCCGAGCTTCGCCGGCATTACCGACGGCTGGAAGAAGGGCTGGGGCAGCGACCAGAGCGCGCAGCCCAAGCACGTGGTGCGCCCGAGCACCTGGGAAGATTATATGGGTGAGCCGGTGGCTCCGTTGGGCATCCAGCGCATTGGCCCTGATCTCGCCAACTACGGCTATCGCGCCCCGAGGAACGGTGGTGAGGTGGATCGTGCGGCCATCCACCTGAAGCTGTTTGCCCCGCGCGCAACCAAGGAGACCGCCTGGAGCATCATGCCGTCCTTCCGTCACCTCTACAAGGTGAAGCCCATCGAAGGCAATGGTTCTCCCAAGGCCCTGAAGCTTCCGGCTGACCTGCCCAAAGATTACCGCCCTGCGAAGGGTTATGAAGTGGTGCCCACCGAAGCGGCGGAGCAACTGGTCGACTACCTGCTTTCACTGAAGAAGGACTCCCCCGTGCCCGGCAAAGTCGTGGCTGAGGACGCGAAATAA
- a CDS encoding cytochrome c gives MKYFFIIYILVAVAVVSFAGFRGHKTEQTPWEIFPDMDRQAKVKYQRASNFFEDGHAMRHPVTGTMPIGFVMPSKPASEGFEKQEYGFTHGTSYYYTGKIGDFYGDGFPKEVTVDTALLKRGQERYNIHCAICHGASGNGKGMVTKYTVVAPTDLTGPGIDDPANPTYRPDGKIYDVITHGWNQMGSYGANVSVEDRWAIVAYVRTLQHAVKNPAPAPAK, from the coding sequence ATGAAATACTTTTTCATCATCTACATCCTGGTAGCGGTGGCTGTTGTGAGCTTCGCCGGCTTCCGTGGTCACAAGACGGAACAGACTCCGTGGGAAATCTTCCCGGACATGGACCGTCAGGCCAAGGTCAAGTACCAGCGCGCCAGCAACTTCTTTGAAGACGGTCACGCCATGCGTCACCCGGTGACGGGCACCATGCCAATCGGTTTCGTGATGCCCAGCAAGCCCGCCAGCGAGGGCTTTGAGAAGCAGGAATACGGCTTCACCCACGGCACCAGCTACTACTACACCGGCAAAATCGGTGACTTCTACGGCGACGGCTTCCCGAAGGAAGTGACGGTGGACACCGCACTGCTCAAGCGCGGCCAGGAACGCTACAACATCCATTGCGCGATCTGCCACGGCGCCTCCGGCAACGGCAAGGGCATGGTCACCAAGTACACCGTGGTGGCTCCGACTGACCTCACCGGCCCCGGCATTGATGATCCCGCCAACCCGACCTATCGCCCCGATGGCAAGATCTACGATGTGATCACCCACGGCTGGAACCAGATGGGCTCCTATGGCGCCAACGTTTCCGTGGAAGACCGCTGGGCCATCGTCGCCTACGTGCGCACGCTCCAGCACGCTGTGAAGAACCCAGCCCCCGCCCCTGCCAAGTAA
- the nrfD gene encoding NrfD/PsrC family molybdoenzyme membrane anchor subunit, translating into MAQSATASSKAPATPRILEREPLVLNNRNYAWITNRICGIVENRQPTLWWLLFVPSVMLTSIMVFGFVYLISTGVGVWGQKQPVAWAWDITNFVFWIGIGHAGTLISAILFLTRQKWRTAVNRASEAMTLFAVMCAGLYPAFHVGRVWMVWFLAPVPNANAVWQNFKSPLLWDVFAVSTYFTVSVLFWYLGLVPDLATLRDRCKAGIKKTLYGIFALGWRGGNRQWNHYEMAYLLLAALSTPLVLSVHSVVSFDFATSVVPGWHTTIFPPYFVAGAIFGGFAMVLTLMIPVRAIYGLHDLITAKHIDNMSKIILLTGTIVGYAYCMELFMAYYSASKYERDAFLLRTIYGPSWPYYYAMFFCNVIAPQLFWIKKMRTNLISVMIVCMFVNAGMWYERYVIIVTTLERHFMPGSWRTFDATWVDNWTFIGTFGFFLMNFLLFLRFLPVIAIAEVKGVVPQSNPHFDDHGERGVHELQPGVFGNPELPNKA; encoded by the coding sequence ATGGCGCAATCCGCGACAGCATCCTCCAAAGCACCGGCCACGCCGCGCATTCTTGAGCGCGAGCCCCTGGTGCTTAACAACCGCAACTACGCCTGGATCACGAACCGCATCTGCGGCATCGTGGAAAACAGGCAGCCCACCTTGTGGTGGTTGCTGTTCGTACCCTCAGTGATGCTGACCAGCATCATGGTGTTCGGCTTTGTGTACCTCATCTCCACCGGCGTCGGTGTGTGGGGCCAGAAGCAGCCGGTCGCCTGGGCGTGGGACATCACGAACTTCGTGTTCTGGATCGGTATCGGCCACGCCGGTACGCTGATTTCCGCCATTCTCTTCCTTACCCGGCAGAAGTGGCGTACCGCGGTGAACCGCGCGTCGGAAGCCATGACCCTCTTCGCGGTGATGTGCGCGGGCCTGTATCCCGCCTTCCACGTCGGTCGTGTGTGGATGGTGTGGTTCCTCGCTCCCGTGCCAAACGCGAATGCCGTCTGGCAGAACTTCAAGTCCCCGCTGCTGTGGGACGTGTTCGCGGTGTCGACGTACTTCACCGTGTCCGTGCTCTTCTGGTACCTCGGCCTCGTGCCTGACCTCGCCACCCTGCGTGACCGCTGCAAGGCTGGCATCAAGAAGACCCTGTACGGCATCTTCGCCCTCGGCTGGCGCGGTGGTAACCGTCAGTGGAACCACTATGAAATGGCGTACCTCCTTCTGGCCGCCCTTTCCACCCCGCTGGTGCTCTCCGTGCACTCCGTGGTGTCCTTCGACTTCGCCACCTCCGTTGTCCCTGGCTGGCACACCACCATCTTCCCGCCCTACTTCGTGGCAGGCGCCATCTTCGGTGGCTTCGCGATGGTGCTGACCCTGATGATTCCCGTGCGCGCCATCTACGGCCTGCACGACCTCATCACGGCGAAGCACATCGACAACATGTCGAAGATCATCCTGCTGACGGGAACCATCGTGGGCTACGCCTACTGCATGGAGCTCTTCATGGCCTACTACAGCGCCAGCAAGTATGAGCGCGATGCCTTCCTTCTCCGTACGATCTACGGACCGAGCTGGCCCTATTACTACGCGATGTTCTTCTGCAACGTGATCGCCCCGCAGCTCTTCTGGATCAAGAAGATGCGCACCAACCTCATCTCCGTGATGATTGTGTGCATGTTCGTGAACGCGGGCATGTGGTATGAACGCTACGTCATCATCGTGACGACCCTTGAGCGTCACTTCATGCCGGGCTCCTGGAGGACCTTCGACGCCACCTGGGTGGACAACTGGACCTTCATCGGAACCTTCGGGTTCTTCCTCATGAACTTCCTTCTGTTCCTCCGCTTCCTGCCGGTGATCGCCATCGCGGAAGTGAAGGGCGTGGTACCGCAGTCCAATCCGCACTTTGACGACCACGGCGAGCGTGGTGTCCACGAACTTCAACCCGGGGTGTTTGGCAATCCGGAACTGCCCAACAAGGCCTAA
- a CDS encoding cytochrome c, giving the protein MNENAPQNFDATDLDRLHAAVKREKPDVRPGAEPTPLWVFIATMAAMVIAGGYLGAYVGGFSFERNSPFDGTPEDVRPIDGDKGPELDPFQLAMKKGADVYAICGGCHGVAGGGQPGAIPPLAGSEWVLGGTERTARIVLHGLSGAVQVKGATYVSAMPPQGALNDKEIANVLTYIRNSWGNSGSMVTPEMVKKIREATASHAAPFTQEELEPFKDKNIEGPIPAGPGATAAPAAAPAPAK; this is encoded by the coding sequence ATGAACGAAAACGCTCCACAGAATTTTGACGCCACCGACCTTGACCGCCTGCATGCTGCGGTGAAGCGCGAGAAGCCGGACGTGAGGCCCGGCGCAGAGCCCACGCCGCTCTGGGTCTTCATTGCCACCATGGCTGCCATGGTCATCGCTGGGGGCTACCTCGGCGCTTACGTCGGCGGTTTTAGCTTCGAACGCAATTCGCCCTTTGATGGCACGCCGGAGGACGTCCGGCCGATCGATGGGGATAAGGGTCCAGAGCTCGATCCCTTCCAACTCGCCATGAAAAAAGGCGCGGATGTGTATGCTATCTGCGGCGGTTGCCACGGTGTTGCCGGTGGTGGCCAGCCGGGGGCGATTCCGCCTCTCGCAGGATCTGAGTGGGTGCTCGGCGGTACCGAACGTACGGCTCGCATTGTCCTCCACGGCTTGAGTGGAGCTGTTCAGGTGAAGGGCGCTACCTACGTCAGCGCGATGCCTCCTCAGGGCGCACTGAACGACAAGGAAATCGCCAACGTGCTCACCTACATCCGCAACTCTTGGGGCAATAGCGGCTCCATGGTCACACCGGAGATGGTGAAGAAGATCAGAGAGGCGACCGCCTCCCACGCCGCTCCGTTCACCCAGGAGGAGCTTGAGCCCTTCAAGGACAAGAATATCGAGGGCCCGATTCCCGCCGGCCCCGGCGCTACTGCTGCCCCTGCCGCAGCTCCTGCACCCGCCAAGTAA
- a CDS encoding DUF3341 domain-containing protein, translated as MAKTTLKRVHGYLAEFESASDVYHASEKIRDAGFQRWDVHSPFPIHGLNEAMGVKRSTLPYFVFFGGATGTLTAFLLAYTTQVIIYPTVVQAKPTNIFTTAAFFPIMFELTILFSAFTTLFGCFAFMGLPRLNHPLFASKQFKKFSDDGFFICIEARDPKFHQAETKALLEEIGGKNIELVEDEL; from the coding sequence ATGGCGAAGACCACCCTCAAACGAGTACACGGCTACCTGGCGGAGTTCGAAAGCGCCTCGGACGTGTATCATGCCTCCGAGAAGATCCGTGACGCGGGCTTCCAGCGCTGGGACGTGCACTCCCCGTTTCCCATCCACGGCCTCAATGAAGCCATGGGTGTGAAGCGCTCCACGCTGCCCTACTTCGTGTTTTTCGGCGGCGCCACGGGCACGCTCACCGCGTTCCTTCTGGCCTACACCACCCAGGTGATAATCTACCCCACCGTGGTGCAGGCGAAGCCGACGAACATCTTCACGACGGCGGCTTTCTTCCCCATCATGTTCGAGTTGACGATTCTGTTCTCGGCGTTCACCACGCTGTTCGGCTGCTTCGCCTTCATGGGCCTGCCCCGCTTGAATCACCCGCTTTTCGCCTCGAAGCAGTTCAAGAAGTTCTCGGACGACGGCTTCTTCATCTGCATCGAAGCACGCGACCCCAAATTCCATCAGGCGGAGACCAAGGCGCTCCTTGAGGAGATTGGCGGCAAGAACATCGAACTGGTGGAGGACGAACTGTAA
- a CDS encoding cbb3-type cytochrome c oxidase subunit I produces MATTDSSVSNSDSLRRAAIDRSVKGPVLFLFANAAMWLLAATLMGLIASIKLVSPDFLNKDWLWFLNYGRLQPAHMAALVYGWAMQSGLGVAIWLLARRSGQALSGGAGTMLVAGIFWNVGVTLGVVGILSGNGTALQWLEFPSFVWPVLLIPYLVIAVKMIVHYNRANRQQGFHLTSWYILAALLCFPWIFLTANLVLNCFAAVTPLGAIGAGVNAWYVSAVIMLFFAPLGLGVCYYFIPKITGQPVYSYQLAQIGFWGLIILGGWSGFQKYMGGPVPSWLAAVGGMATILLLVPAGIVALNHHLTTTGKHSLIETSPTLRFIFVGSASFLVTCGIAALTSNFWTGPNFQFTHAEYGYHLAAVYAFFSMTMFGAIYYITPRLAGCEWLSARLIRNHFWFSVYGIAALVICMVIGGLAQGQSQNNPDNWNALFVGSIKNAQGYLVGRVLAWAFILWSNFWFFTHLVFMVLGLGRRSVAPTLLVHDHHDEHAAPVPAPTHPPASATV; encoded by the coding sequence ATGGCGACCACTGACTCGTCCGTCTCGAACAGCGACAGCCTGCGCCGCGCGGCCATTGACCGCTCGGTGAAAGGGCCGGTGCTATTCCTTTTCGCTAATGCCGCCATGTGGCTGCTGGCTGCGACCTTGATGGGCTTGATTGCCTCCATCAAACTGGTCTCCCCTGACTTCCTGAACAAGGACTGGCTCTGGTTCTTGAACTACGGTCGTCTTCAACCCGCTCACATGGCTGCGCTCGTTTATGGCTGGGCCATGCAGTCCGGTCTGGGCGTGGCGATCTGGCTCCTTGCCCGCCGTAGCGGACAGGCTCTCTCCGGTGGTGCCGGCACCATGCTTGTGGCAGGCATCTTCTGGAACGTGGGTGTTACTCTCGGCGTGGTCGGTATCCTCTCCGGCAATGGCACGGCGCTGCAGTGGCTGGAGTTCCCCTCCTTCGTCTGGCCGGTGCTGCTCATCCCGTACCTCGTCATCGCGGTGAAGATGATTGTGCACTACAACCGCGCGAATCGTCAGCAGGGTTTCCACCTCACCTCCTGGTACATCCTCGCAGCGCTGCTGTGCTTCCCTTGGATCTTCCTCACCGCTAACTTGGTTCTCAACTGCTTCGCGGCCGTCACGCCCCTCGGTGCCATCGGCGCAGGTGTGAATGCGTGGTACGTGAGCGCGGTGATCATGCTCTTCTTCGCTCCGCTGGGTCTTGGCGTTTGCTATTACTTCATCCCGAAGATCACCGGCCAGCCGGTGTACAGCTACCAGCTCGCGCAGATCGGCTTCTGGGGTCTCATCATCCTGGGCGGCTGGAGCGGCTTCCAGAAGTACATGGGTGGCCCGGTTCCCTCCTGGCTTGCTGCCGTGGGCGGCATGGCCACCATCCTGCTCCTCGTGCCCGCGGGCATCGTGGCGCTGAACCATCACCTGACCACCACGGGCAAGCACAGCCTCATTGAGACCAGCCCCACACTGCGCTTCATCTTCGTGGGTTCCGCCTCTTTCCTTGTGACCTGCGGCATCGCCGCCCTGACCAGCAATTTCTGGACCGGCCCGAACTTCCAGTTCACCCACGCGGAGTACGGCTACCACCTCGCCGCCGTCTACGCCTTCTTCAGCATGACGATGTTTGGCGCCATCTACTACATCACGCCTCGCCTCGCGGGTTGTGAGTGGCTCAGCGCCCGTCTGATTCGCAACCATTTCTGGTTCTCTGTGTACGGCATCGCCGCGCTGGTCATCTGCATGGTGATCGGTGGTCTTGCCCAGGGTCAAAGCCAGAACAACCCCGACAACTGGAACGCCTTGTTTGTCGGCAGCATCAAGAATGCCCAAGGCTATCTCGTGGGCCGTGTGCTCGCCTGGGCGTTCATCCTCTGGTCGAACTTCTGGTTCTTCACGCACCTGGTCTTCATGGTTCTCGGCCTTGGCCGCCGCAGCGTGGCTCCCACCCTGCTGGTCCATGATCACCACGACGAGCATGCAGCCCCTGTGCCTGCTCCCACGCATCCCCCGGCCTCCGCGACGGTCTAA